In Lathamus discolor isolate bLatDis1 chromosome 1, bLatDis1.hap1, whole genome shotgun sequence, the following are encoded in one genomic region:
- the CPM gene encoding carboxypeptidase M isoform X2, translating to MPTMNPDGFEATKVPDCYYTRGRYNKNGEDLNRNFPDAFERNNASIQPETQAVMNWIKTETFVLSANLHGGALVASYTFDNGNSATGSLEGYSRSPDDDVFIHLAKTYSFNHASMYKGTGCDNRQTFPDGITNGYSWYQLEGGMQDYNYVWGQCFEITLELSCCKYPPADQLEKFWRDNKAALIEYIKQVHLGIKGQVTDKNGNPIPNAIVEAQGRPHVCPYRTNEQGEYFLLLLPGTYVINATVPGFKSILKTVEIRNNTGNFSALKHDFTFPEVSIRSSAASCPKIPLYQELQWASAAVKPTLHVILVLMTVLLVIFQ from the exons ATGCCAACAATGAATCCTGATGGATTTGAAGCTACGAAAGTGCCTGACTGTTACTACACACGAGGAAG GTACAATAAGAACGGAGAAGATCTGAACAGAAATTTTCCTGATGCCTTTGAACGTAACAACGCCAGCATTCAGCCAGAGACTCAAGCAGTCATGAACTGGATAAAAACTGAGACGTTTGTTCTTTCAGCAAACTTGCACGGGGGTGCCCTGGTTGCCAGTTACACCTTTGATAATGGCAACTCAG CTACAGGCTCTTTGGAAGGCTATAGCAGGTCTCCAGATGATGATGTCTTTATCCATTTGGCAAAAACCTATTCTTTCAATCATGCCAGCATGTATAAAGGGACTGGGTGTGACAACAGACAAACCTTTCCAGACGGCATTACCAACGGGTATTCCTGGTACCAGCTGGAAG GTGGAATGCAAGATTACAACTACGTCTGGGGACAGTGCTTTGAAATCACACTGGAGCTGTCATGCTGTAAATATCCTCCAGCAGACCAGCTGGAAAAGTTCTGGAGAGACAACAAAGCTGCTCTGATTGAATATATAAAGCAAGTACATCTAG GCATCAAGGGTCAAGTCACTGATAAGAATGGGAATCCTATTCCCAACGCCATTGTGGAAGCTCAAGGAAGGCCTCATGTCTGCCCCTACAGAACAAACGAACAAGGGGAgtactttcttctccttctgcctGGGACGTATGTGATCAAT GCTACTGTACCAGGATTTAAATCCATCCTGAAGACGGTGGAAATACGCAACAACACGGGTAACTTCAGTGCTCTGAAACATGACTTCACTTTCCCAGAAGTCTCTATCAGGTCCAGTGCTGCTTCTTGCCCCAAAATTCCCCTCTACCAGGAGCTCCAGTGGGCTTCAGCTGCGGTAAAACCAACTCTCCATGTCATCTTGGTTTTAATGACTGTTCTGCTTGTAATCTTCCAATAG